A window of the Halichoerus grypus chromosome 2, mHalGry1.hap1.1, whole genome shotgun sequence genome harbors these coding sequences:
- the LOC118521210 gene encoding uncharacterized protein LOC118521210 isoform X1, translating to MSGQEPCIARTMTSILQAPTGAGGNRSERRACGRRHLGRVDLGSGLRGPGQQGALAEASSPGCGPGHQRAPATESASPKAKLFQEGGSRELPGGRMPIRPVKAEHGLGPRWAHGASVQNPAQTRAYGRKEGRKGTWVCKYLFETRLSVLLGASPGVGLLDWTDDPPRGRLDSLQ from the exons ATGAGTGGTCAGGAGCCCTGCATAGCCAGGACCAtgacctccattttacag GCACCGACGGGCGCTGGGGGCAACCGTAGCGAGCGGCGGGCCTGCGGGAGGCGGCACCTGGGGCGGGTTGACCTGGGCTCCGGCCTGCGCGGGCCcggccagcagggggcgctcGCAGAGGCCAGTTCGCCCGGGTGCGGCCCCGGTCACCAACGAG CTCCGGCCACAGAGTCAGCCTCTCCCAAGGCAAAGCTTTTTCAAGAGGGAGGTTCCCGCGAGCTCCCCGGCGGCCGCATG CCTATTAGACCTGTGAAGGCAGAGCATGGGCTTGGTCCGCGATGGGCCCACGGGGCTTCGGTGCAGAATCCAGCACAGACAAGGGcttatggaaggaaggaaggaaggaaaggaacatgggtgtgcaaatatctgttcGAGACCCGgctttcagttcttctgggtgcatccccaggagtgggattgctggattggACG
- the LOC118521210 gene encoding uncharacterized protein LOC118521210 isoform X2 yields the protein MSGQEPCIARTMTSILQAPTGAGGNRSERRACGRRHLGRVDLGSGLRGPGQQGALAEASSPGCGPGHQRAPATESASPKAKLFQEGGSRELPGGRMALVH from the exons ATGAGTGGTCAGGAGCCCTGCATAGCCAGGACCAtgacctccattttacag GCACCGACGGGCGCTGGGGGCAACCGTAGCGAGCGGCGGGCCTGCGGGAGGCGGCACCTGGGGCGGGTTGACCTGGGCTCCGGCCTGCGCGGGCCcggccagcagggggcgctcGCAGAGGCCAGTTCGCCCGGGTGCGGCCCCGGTCACCAACGAG CTCCGGCCACAGAGTCAGCCTCTCCCAAGGCAAAGCTTTTTCAAGAGGGAGGTTCCCGCGAGCTCCCCGGCGGCCGCATG GCCCTGGTGCATTAG